A window from Roseburia sp. 499 encodes these proteins:
- a CDS encoding TrkH family potassium uptake protein yields the protein MMKRLSKVQTIALGFFLIIAVGTLLLMLPIASRDGHSTGFLNAFFTATSSTCVTGLVVVDTYTNWTLFGQVVILGLIQIGGLGFITIGMFFSVFLKRKIGLKERNLIQESVNTLQISGTVRLVKKIVGYTAIFEGVGALLLMIRFIPRFGWLKGIWYGIFHSISAFCNAGFDLMGQFEPYASLTMYYDDILINLVIMALIIIGGIGFIVWDDISKHKWHVKKYMLHTKIVLSMTAILILGGALCFYLFERNNLLLGMDAKGQVLSSIFGSVTPRTAGFNTTDTGAYTEATRMLTIVLMFIGGSPGSTAGGIKTTTMLVILLYIWSNLRNKRGLNIFGRRLDEDAIKKASTVFCINLMLATICVTVMSALETIPLSDVMMEVFSAIGTVGISTGITRDITIASKYMLILLMYCGRIGSMSFALAFTERKKTDPVGLPVEQITIG from the coding sequence ATGATGAAACGTCTAAGTAAAGTGCAGACCATTGCGCTAGGATTTTTCTTGATTATAGCAGTGGGAACCCTGTTGCTGATGTTGCCCATAGCATCCAGAGATGGGCATTCTACAGGGTTTTTAAATGCATTTTTTACAGCAACTAGTAGTACATGCGTGACTGGTTTAGTGGTGGTAGATACATATACAAATTGGACACTGTTCGGACAGGTAGTGATTTTAGGATTAATTCAGATTGGTGGACTTGGATTTATTACCATCGGTATGTTCTTTTCTGTCTTTCTAAAGCGTAAGATTGGACTAAAGGAACGAAATTTGATTCAGGAAAGTGTCAATACACTTCAGATTAGCGGTACGGTACGTCTGGTAAAGAAAATTGTTGGTTATACTGCTATATTCGAAGGAGTCGGTGCACTGCTTTTGATGATTCGGTTTATTCCAAGATTTGGGTGGCTGAAGGGAATCTGGTATGGGATTTTCCATTCCATTTCCGCTTTTTGTAATGCAGGGTTTGATTTGATGGGACAGTTTGAACCATATGCGTCCCTTACCATGTATTATGATGATATCCTCATAAACTTAGTGATTATGGCATTGATTATTATAGGTGGTATCGGATTTATTGTCTGGGATGATATTTCTAAGCATAAGTGGCATGTAAAAAAATATATGCTGCACACCAAAATTGTATTATCTATGACGGCAATACTAATTTTAGGTGGAGCATTGTGCTTTTATCTTTTTGAACGCAATAATCTGCTTCTTGGTATGGATGCGAAGGGACAGGTGCTTTCCTCAATCTTCGGTTCAGTAACACCGAGAACAGCAGGCTTTAATACGACAGACACCGGAGCTTATACAGAAGCAACCAGAATGTTGACCATAGTTCTGATGTTTATAGGTGGAAGTCCCGGCTCTACAGCCGGTGGAATAAAAACTACCACAATGCTGGTGATTTTATTGTATATTTGGTCTAATTTAAGAAATAAACGAGGATTAAATATTTTTGGAAGAAGATTAGATGAAGATGCGATAAAAAAGGCAAGTACCGTATTTTGTATTAATCTCATGCTGGCAACGATATGTGTTACTGTTATGAGTGCATTAGAAACAATTCCGTTGTCGGATGTCATGATGGAAGTCTTTTCGGCTATCGGCACGGTAGGAATTAGTACGGGAATTACTAGAGATATTACAATAGCATCAAAATACATGCTGATACTGTTAATGTACTGTGGAAGAATTGGAAGTATGTCATTTGCATTGGCATTTACGGAAAGAAAGAAAACTGACCCGGTAGGGCTTCCGGTGGAACAGATTACAATTGGATAG
- a CDS encoding DUF1653 domain-containing protein — MPQGNPKSGELYLHFKNKMYQIVTVAEHSETGEELVIYQALYGQFRTYARPLKMFTSLVDKEKYPEVEQKYRFKLVEQQDAEKSPAVIERSDGQQEKVLQVEQNAKEPKTPEEKMMAFFDADTIEAKYKILLDMSDCITDHMINNMAVVLDLVIEDGPIEKRFDELKNCLRTMQRYETTRLR; from the coding sequence ATGCCACAGGGAAATCCAAAATCGGGAGAGTTATATCTTCATTTTAAGAACAAGATGTACCAAATTGTAACTGTTGCAGAGCATTCGGAAACAGGTGAAGAACTGGTGATTTATCAAGCGTTGTATGGGCAGTTTCGGACCTATGCAAGACCATTAAAGATGTTTACAAGTCTGGTTGATAAAGAAAAGTATCCGGAAGTTGAGCAAAAGTATCGGTTTAAGTTGGTGGAGCAACAAGATGCAGAAAAGTCTCCGGCAGTAATAGAACGAAGTGACGGACAGCAAGAAAAAGTGCTTCAGGTAGAGCAGAACGCGAAAGAGCCAAAGACGCCGGAAGAAAAGATGATGGCGTTTTTTGATGCAGATACTATAGAAGCAAAATACAAGATATTGTTGGATATGTCAGACTGTATTACAGACCATATGATTAACAATATGGCAGTTGTACTAGACCTTGTAATAGAAGACGGACCAATAGAAAAGCGTTTTGATGAGTTGAAAAATTGTCTGCGGACGATGCAGCGATATGAAACCACAAGATTAAGATAA
- a CDS encoding potassium channel family protein, whose product MKSILVIGIGRFGKHLCQDLVENGNDVMAVDEKEENLEEILPIVTSAKIGDCTKEEVLRSFGVSNFDICFVCIGTNFQSSLEITNLLKEMGAKYVISKATRDIQAKFLLKNGADEVVYPDRDIAKRMATRVSMNHVYDYVELGQYSIYEIQPLQEWIGKSIREVDFRAKYNVNIIGTKRGDETSLMFTPEHIFSKEEHLMVVGKKEDIDRILKQL is encoded by the coding sequence ATGAAATCAATTTTAGTTATTGGTATTGGAAGATTTGGAAAGCATTTATGCCAGGATCTTGTAGAAAACGGAAATGATGTTATGGCGGTGGATGAAAAGGAGGAGAATTTAGAAGAGATTCTCCCGATTGTCACCAGTGCTAAGATAGGAGATTGTACCAAGGAAGAAGTATTAAGAAGCTTTGGGGTCAGCAATTTTGATATTTGTTTCGTGTGCATTGGAACAAATTTCCAGAGCAGTTTAGAGATAACCAATCTTTTAAAAGAAATGGGAGCAAAATATGTTATCAGTAAGGCAACTCGTGATATTCAAGCAAAATTTTTGCTGAAGAATGGAGCTGACGAAGTAGTATATCCAGACCGCGATATTGCAAAAAGAATGGCAACCAGAGTCAGCATGAATCATGTGTATGATTATGTGGAATTGGGACAGTATTCCATTTATGAGATACAGCCTTTACAGGAATGGATTGGAAAGTCTATTCGAGAGGTAGATTTTCGTGCAAAATACAATGTAAACATTATTGGAACCAAGCGTGGAGATGAAACAAGCCTTATGTTTACGCCGGAGCATATTTTTTCCAAAGAAGAACATTTGATGGTAGTAGGGAAAAAAGAAGATATTGACCGAATTCTGAAGCAGTTGTAA
- a CDS encoding dihydroorotate dehydrogenase yields MNTKVNLAGVTLKNPVMTASGTFGSGEEFSEFVDLNKLGAVVTKGVANVPWEGNPTPRIAETYGGMINAVGLQNPGIDVFVQRDIPFLKKYDTKIIVNVCGRTTEDYCEVVERLADQPVDMLEINISCPNVKEGGIAFGQNPKAIEAITKEVKKYAKQPVIMKLSPNVTDITEMAKAAEAGGADVLSLINTITGMKIDVNRRTFAVANKTGGLSGPAIHPVAVRMVYQTAQAVKIPIIGMGGIATAEDALEMILAGATAVSVGTANFHNPMATMEIVEGIQNYMEQNGIADINELIGAVR; encoded by the coding sequence ATGAACACAAAAGTAAATCTTGCGGGTGTTACATTAAAAAATCCCGTTATGACAGCATCTGGAACCTTTGGTTCAGGAGAAGAATTTTCAGAATTTGTAGATTTGAATAAATTAGGAGCCGTAGTGACAAAAGGAGTTGCAAATGTTCCGTGGGAGGGAAATCCTACTCCAAGAATTGCTGAGACCTATGGTGGAATGATAAATGCAGTAGGACTTCAAAATCCGGGAATCGATGTATTTGTGCAGAGAGATATTCCTTTCCTGAAAAAATATGATACAAAGATTATTGTAAATGTATGCGGTAGAACAACAGAGGATTATTGCGAAGTGGTAGAACGTTTGGCGGACCAGCCGGTAGATATGTTAGAAATTAATATTTCATGTCCGAATGTAAAGGAAGGCGGAATTGCTTTTGGACAGAATCCAAAGGCAATAGAAGCGATTACAAAAGAAGTGAAAAAGTATGCAAAGCAGCCAGTCATTATGAAATTGAGTCCGAATGTAACAGATATTACAGAAATGGCAAAGGCAGCAGAAGCAGGCGGCGCAGATGTGTTGTCCTTAATCAATACAATTACAGGAATGAAGATTGATGTAAATAGAAGAACCTTTGCAGTAGCAAATAAGACCGGAGGGTTATCCGGTCCTGCAATTCATCCGGTGGCTGTGCGAATGGTGTATCAGACCGCGCAGGCAGTGAAGATTCCGATTATTGGAATGGGAGGTATTGCAACAGCAGAGGATGCACTCGAGATGATTCTTGCAGGAGCAACAGCAGTGTCTGTAGGAACTGCCAACTTCCATAATCCTATGGCAACAATGGAAATTGTGGAAGGAATTCAAAACTACATGGAACAGAATGGAATAGCAGATATTAACGAGCTGATTGGAGCAGTAAGATAA
- a CDS encoding dihydroorotase, which produces MLLLIKNGTVINPGDKTQQKADVLVEDGIIKKIAEKQSVKADKVIDATGCFVMPGFIDMHVHLRDPGQEEKETVETGARAAAHGGFTTIVAMPNTKPAVDNADVVNYVHHKAEDVAIVNVLQSGAVTVGQRGTELADIEGMVEAGIPAISEDGKSVMNAQLYREAMTLAVKYDIPVLAHCEDINLVNGGVVNADEAMEKMNFPGIANSVEDIIIARDIMLSKETGAALHLCHCSTKSSVKMVKLAKQEGVRVTAEVCPHHFTLTSSDIKEDDANYKMNPPLRTKEDVEALKEGLKEDIMDVISTDHAPHTAIEKGVGIKHAPFGIVGLETAAALTMTELVDKGYLTMMQMAEKMSYNPAKILGLDKGVVEEGKVADLVVFDAKKEYKIDPENFWSKSKNTPFAGKKVKGEVQATIVAGQVVYENK; this is translated from the coding sequence ATGTTACTTTTAATAAAAAATGGAACAGTGATTAATCCAGGAGATAAAACACAGCAAAAGGCAGATGTTCTGGTAGAAGATGGAATCATCAAGAAGATAGCTGAGAAACAGAGTGTAAAGGCAGATAAGGTAATAGATGCTACCGGTTGTTTTGTTATGCCTGGTTTTATTGATATGCATGTACATTTAAGAGATCCGGGACAGGAAGAGAAGGAAACGGTAGAGACCGGAGCAAGAGCAGCGGCACATGGTGGATTTACCACAATTGTGGCAATGCCTAACACGAAACCGGCGGTAGACAATGCGGATGTGGTGAACTATGTACATCACAAGGCAGAGGATGTGGCAATTGTAAATGTACTTCAGTCAGGAGCTGTTACTGTAGGACAGCGTGGAACAGAACTTGCTGATATTGAGGGAATGGTAGAAGCAGGAATTCCGGCAATTAGTGAAGACGGAAAGTCTGTTATGAATGCACAGCTTTATCGCGAAGCTATGACACTTGCCGTGAAGTATGATATTCCGGTGTTGGCACATTGTGAAGACATTAATTTGGTGAATGGTGGAGTAGTAAATGCAGATGAAGCAATGGAAAAGATGAATTTTCCGGGAATCGCCAATTCGGTAGAAGATATTATTATTGCAAGAGATATTATGCTGTCAAAGGAAACCGGAGCAGCATTGCATTTATGTCATTGCTCTACTAAGTCTAGTGTGAAAATGGTAAAACTTGCAAAGCAAGAGGGTGTGCGAGTGACAGCGGAGGTGTGTCCGCATCACTTTACGTTGACAAGTAGTGATATTAAGGAAGATGATGCAAACTATAAAATGAATCCTCCTCTTAGAACAAAAGAAGATGTGGAAGCATTAAAAGAAGGATTGAAGGAAGACATTATGGATGTCATTTCCACAGATCATGCTCCACATACTGCAATTGAGAAGGGAGTAGGAATTAAACATGCACCATTTGGAATAGTAGGATTAGAGACTGCTGCAGCGCTTACTATGACAGAACTTGTGGATAAGGGTTATCTTACCATGATGCAGATGGCTGAGAAAATGAGTTATAATCCGGCAAAGATTTTAGGATTGGATAAGGGTGTCGTAGAAGAAGGAAAAGTGGCAGACTTAGTAGTGTTTGATGCGAAAAAGGAATATAAGATTGACCCGGAAAACTTCTGGTCTAAGAGTAAAAACACTCCGTTTGCAGGAAAGAAGGTAAAGGGAGAAGTTCAGGCGACGATTGTAGCGGGACAGGTTGTATACGAGAATAAATAA
- a CDS encoding DUF6142 family protein → MRRKKRTSYKFTEKTHSKRGMRSLGIALISIVVGIFMIVISFRNGGNASVYIGSGGIFSFMLSLVALVEGIRSLREEDSYKIFPGVGTFFSAVAFLGWLAVYITGFLI, encoded by the coding sequence ATGAGAAGAAAAAAGAGAACCAGCTATAAATTTACCGAAAAAACTCATTCCAAGCGGGGAATGCGGTCTCTTGGAATCGCATTGATTTCCATTGTTGTGGGTATTTTTATGATAGTTATTTCCTTTCGGAACGGTGGAAATGCCAGTGTCTATATAGGAAGTGGAGGAATTTTTTCCTTCATGTTGTCGTTGGTTGCATTGGTGGAAGGAATCAGAAGTTTAAGAGAAGAAGATAGTTACAAGATTTTCCCAGGGGTGGGAACCTTTTTTTCCGCAGTGGCCTTTTTAGGGTGGCTTGCAGTGTATATAACAGGATTTTTAATTTAG
- the pyrF gene encoding orotidine-5'-phosphate decarboxylase, whose amino-acid sequence MINKLVKKIQATNAPIVVGLDPMMNYIPEHIQKKAFTEYGETLEGAAEAIWQYNKEIIDNIYDLIPAVKPQIAMYEQFGVPGMNAFLKTVEYCHEKDLVVIGDIKRGDIGSTSAAYATGHIGKVTVGTKTYSPFQEDFVTVNPYLGTDGIKPFLDVCKEEKKGMFILVKTSNPSSGEFQDRLIDGRPLYEHVGEKVAEWGAECMGDSYSYIGAVVGATYPEMGRVVRKIMPKSFILVPGYGAQGGTAEDLVPFFNEDGLGAIVNSSRGIIAAYKQEAYAKFGAEHFGEASRAAVEAMVADIDGALKKAGIR is encoded by the coding sequence ATGATTAACAAATTAGTAAAAAAAATTCAGGCGACCAATGCGCCAATCGTAGTTGGGCTAGACCCAATGATGAATTATATTCCGGAGCATATTCAGAAGAAGGCTTTTACGGAGTATGGAGAGACCTTGGAAGGTGCAGCAGAAGCAATCTGGCAGTATAATAAAGAAATTATTGATAATATTTATGACCTGATACCTGCAGTCAAACCACAGATTGCCATGTATGAGCAGTTTGGTGTACCGGGAATGAATGCCTTTTTAAAAACAGTAGAGTATTGTCATGAAAAGGATTTAGTAGTAATTGGAGATATTAAGCGAGGAGATATTGGTTCTACTTCTGCAGCATATGCAACCGGTCATATTGGAAAAGTAACCGTAGGAACTAAGACATATAGTCCGTTTCAAGAAGATTTTGTTACAGTAAATCCATACCTTGGAACAGATGGAATTAAGCCTTTTTTAGATGTTTGTAAGGAAGAGAAGAAGGGCATGTTTATCTTAGTAAAGACTTCTAATCCGTCTAGTGGAGAGTTTCAGGACAGACTTATTGATGGAAGACCGTTATATGAGCATGTAGGTGAAAAGGTAGCTGAATGGGGCGCTGAGTGTATGGGTGATTCTTACAGTTATATTGGAGCTGTCGTTGGTGCCACCTATCCGGAAATGGGACGTGTTGTTCGTAAAATTATGCCAAAGAGCTTTATTCTGGTGCCGGGATATGGAGCACAGGGTGGAACGGCAGAAGATTTAGTACCATTTTTCAATGAAGATGGATTGGGTGCAATCGTAAATTCTTCCAGAGGAATTATTGCAGCCTATAAGCAGGAAGCTTATGCGAAGTTTGGCGCAGAGCATTTTGGAGAGGCTTCCAGAGCAGCGGTAGAGGCAATGGTGGCAGATATTGATGGTGCTTTGAAAAAAGCAGGTATAAGATAG
- a CDS encoding YmaF family protein — MSLSYIKRKKDHFHEVKFHTDFSDKHFHESQSTTLIDSPIDFKYK; from the coding sequence ATTTCTTTGTCATATATTAAAAGAAAAAAGGATCATTTCCATGAGGTTAAGTTCCACACCGACTTTTCTGATAAACACTTTCATGAATCTCAATCTACAACATTGATTGACAGTCCTATTGACTTTAAATACAAATAA
- a CDS encoding ABC transporter permease, producing the protein MKITAKLALSQVKENRRRTLGAIVAISISTALMTAISCFVSSGNGMLKDFLGENYGTYGGAYKAMLMIPVLIFGLLIFFMSVTVISNVFRISANQRMKEFGVLKCVGGTTKQIRGTVVYESIWLSIIGIPLGLILGVAVGYIGVFIAGQYIEDMNQLQQSIIMRPVSISLKFVVTPFTFVFASVFSFITVIYSAYRPAKKAGKITALACIKGLGEIKVQEKKVREGKLVKKIFGFEGLLANRNLKRSSQSYLPTIRALSIGIMLILSTSSLAIQAKGIESFMDPGTEDVMVDYCSSHEKVTDDASGMELDVYNKPIDNVLAEKVAEKLREYDENLEITGVGVDNGTSYAILDESKLSDEMKKAIEPDENNQYTIKIELVCVDQYHYEKLCKTAGVPVGSNILLNYYKYNDNGRMKELEPFEDLSSVELRKANSKASEMKIQGVLTKEEMLPGMIGINNDPLRILVPNMEARYYDWFCDPEDEADYMEYARKVSDEFFPTTSDDSYAEEGFSVRICRMDIMTKILNIAIVIAEVILYCFVALLLLIGIVSVITTLSTNVLTRAREFAVLKTVGMTSGGLWRMLFSESVICTLKATLRGVPLGILIPWLINLSLRKMFPVLYSVPWGIVLLSVVAIFGLITLITFCSLRKLKKQNLIETIRMEMV; encoded by the coding sequence ATGAAGATTACAGCAAAATTAGCATTAAGTCAGGTGAAAGAAAATCGTCGCAGAACATTGGGAGCGATAGTTGCAATTTCAATTTCAACAGCATTAATGACTGCAATATCATGCTTTGTTTCAAGTGGAAATGGTATGTTAAAAGATTTTCTGGGTGAAAACTATGGTACTTATGGTGGCGCGTATAAAGCAATGCTTATGATTCCGGTATTAATTTTTGGATTGCTGATTTTTTTTATGTCTGTAACTGTGATTTCCAATGTTTTCAGAATCAGTGCCAACCAAAGAATGAAGGAGTTCGGTGTTTTAAAGTGTGTAGGAGGAACAACAAAACAGATAAGGGGAACGGTAGTTTATGAGAGTATCTGGTTGAGTATCATTGGTATTCCGTTGGGGCTCATACTTGGAGTAGCAGTGGGATATATCGGTGTTTTTATAGCAGGGCAATATATCGAGGATATGAATCAGTTGCAGCAAAGTATTATTATGCGCCCTGTCAGCATTTCATTAAAATTTGTTGTAACGCCATTTACATTTGTTTTTGCATCTGTCTTTTCGTTTATTACAGTGATTTACTCAGCATACAGACCTGCAAAAAAGGCAGGGAAAATAACTGCTTTAGCCTGCATAAAGGGATTAGGCGAGATTAAAGTACAAGAAAAAAAGGTAAGGGAAGGTAAACTTGTTAAAAAAATCTTTGGATTTGAAGGATTACTTGCAAATAGGAATTTGAAGAGAAGTAGTCAGAGCTACTTGCCAACGATTCGTGCACTTTCAATTGGAATTATGCTGATACTAAGCACGAGCAGTCTGGCTATCCAGGCAAAAGGAATAGAAAGTTTTATGGATCCCGGAACGGAAGATGTCATGGTAGATTATTGTTCTAGTCATGAGAAAGTAACTGATGATGCATCTGGAATGGAATTGGATGTTTACAATAAACCAATTGATAATGTTTTGGCAGAGAAGGTTGCAGAAAAATTAAGGGAATATGATGAAAATCTAGAGATTACAGGAGTAGGAGTAGATAATGGAACGAGTTATGCTATTTTAGATGAAAGCAAACTTTCTGATGAAATGAAAAAGGCGATTGAACCAGATGAGAACAATCAATATACCATAAAAATTGAATTGGTATGCGTGGATCAATATCATTATGAAAAGTTATGCAAAACAGCTGGGGTACCGGTGGGAAGTAACATTCTTCTAAACTACTATAAATATAATGATAATGGTCGGATGAAAGAATTAGAGCCGTTTGAAGATTTGAGTTCAGTGGAGTTAAGAAAGGCAAATAGCAAAGCATCTGAAATGAAAATCCAAGGAGTTCTTACAAAAGAAGAAATGTTGCCGGGAATGATTGGGATAAACAATGACCCATTACGAATCCTTGTGCCGAACATGGAGGCAAGGTATTATGATTGGTTTTGTGACCCGGAGGATGAGGCAGATTATATGGAGTATGCCAGAAAGGTTTCAGATGAGTTCTTTCCAACCACATCAGATGATTCTTACGCAGAGGAAGGATTTTCAGTTCGAATCTGTAGAATGGATATAATGACAAAGATTTTGAACATAGCCATTGTTATTGCAGAAGTTATTCTATATTGTTTTGTTGCTTTATTGCTTTTGATTGGAATTGTTAGTGTTATAACTACTCTTTCGACAAATGTATTAACAAGAGCAAGAGAATTTGCAGTGCTTAAAACGGTAGGAATGACATCTGGTGGATTATGGAGAATGCTTTTTTCAGAGAGTGTTATTTGTACTTTGAAGGCAACATTAAGAGGCGTACCATTGGGAATACTTATTCCATGGCTGATTAATCTGTCCTTACGTAAAATGTTTCCGGTGCTCTATAGCGTACCTTGGGGAATTGTGCTACTTAGTGTCGTAGCAATATTTGGACTTATTACATTGATAACTTTTTGTTCTCTCAGAAAATTAAAAAAACAGAATCTGATAGAGACGATTCGTATGGAGATGGTGTAA
- a CDS encoding phosphatase PAP2 family protein yields MLQYILNADGRILLFIQEFLRFEWLSPIVVFITGLANNGMVWILLAVLLLCFKRYRKTGTAMAVALLIGYVITNLLLKNLVMRPRPYEVLAALQPLVTEGSWSFPSGHSTCSIAAGYVMYKKLPKYMGIPAIVLAVIICLSRLYVGVHYPTDVICGALIGLFAAMCSLRIVGNGK; encoded by the coding sequence GTGTTACAATACATTTTAAATGCAGACGGCAGGATTCTACTGTTTATTCAGGAGTTTTTACGCTTTGAGTGGTTGAGTCCCATCGTAGTTTTTATTACAGGTCTTGCAAATAACGGAATGGTTTGGATTCTATTGGCGGTATTGTTACTTTGCTTTAAGAGATACAGAAAAACGGGAACAGCGATGGCAGTAGCGTTACTAATTGGCTATGTTATTACCAATTTATTATTGAAGAATTTGGTAATGCGTCCAAGACCCTATGAGGTGCTAGCGGCGCTTCAACCTTTGGTTACCGAAGGCAGCTGGTCTTTTCCATCCGGACATTCGACTTGTTCTATTGCAGCAGGATATGTAATGTATAAAAAACTTCCAAAATATATGGGCATTCCGGCAATTGTGCTGGCAGTTATTATCTGTCTGTCCAGATTGTATGTGGGTGTTCATTACCCGACAGATGTTATCTGCGGAGCTTTGATTGGATTGTTTGCGGCAATGTGTTCCCTGAGAATTGTGGGAAATGGAAAATAG
- the pyrE gene encoding orotate phosphoribosyltransferase gives MEAYKQEFIEFMVDSEVLKFGEFVLKSGRKSPFFMNAGAYVTGTQLRKLGEYYAKAIHEHYGDDFDVLFGPAYKGIPIGVATAIAYSNLYGKEIRYCSNRKEVKDHGADKGILLGSELKDGDRVVIIEDVTTSGKSMDETVPIIRAQANIEIKGLMVSLNRLERGKGEKSALEEIKELYGFETNAIVTMQDVVEYLYNKPYKGNIYIDDNMKEAIDQYYAQYGAK, from the coding sequence ATGGAAGCATACAAACAGGAATTTATCGAATTTATGGTAGACAGTGAAGTATTAAAATTCGGAGAATTTGTTTTGAAAAGTGGAAGAAAATCCCCGTTTTTTATGAATGCAGGAGCTTATGTAACAGGAACACAGCTTCGTAAATTGGGTGAATATTATGCGAAAGCAATTCATGAACATTACGGAGATGATTTTGATGTATTGTTTGGACCGGCATATAAGGGAATTCCGATAGGAGTAGCTACTGCTATTGCATATAGTAACTTGTATGGAAAAGAAATCCGCTACTGTTCTAATCGTAAAGAAGTGAAGGATCACGGGGCAGATAAGGGAATCCTCTTAGGAAGTGAACTTAAGGATGGAGACCGTGTAGTGATTATCGAAGATGTTACTACCTCCGGAAAGTCTATGGATGAGACGGTACCGATTATTCGTGCTCAGGCAAATATTGAGATTAAGGGACTGATGGTATCTTTAAACCGTCTGGAACGTGGAAAGGGCGAAAAGTCTGCGTTAGAGGAAATTAAGGAATTGTATGGTTTTGAAACAAATGCTATTGTGACTATGCAGGATGTAGTAGAATATTTATATAATAAGCCATACAAGGGAAACATATATATTGATGATAACATGAAGGAAGCAATTGATCAGTATTACGCACAATATGGTGCGAAATAG
- a CDS encoding dihydroorotate dehydrogenase electron transfer subunit has translation MAEKFKEQAVIIRQEEISYGIYSMWLKTEQIAGKAKPGQFISLYCHDGSRMLPRPISICEIDKKDNALRIVYRVAGKGTEEFSNLSTGDIIEIVGPLGNGFPLKEKKAFLIGGGIGIPPMVELAKQLNCEKQMVLGYRDTLFLQEEFKGLGDMYVATEDGSYGTEGNVLDAIRENGLDAEIIYACGPTPMLKAIKEYAMENGIECWLSLEEKMACGIGACLACVCKSKEKDSHSHVNNKRVCKEGPVFRAEEVEL, from the coding sequence ATGGCAGAGAAGTTTAAAGAACAGGCGGTCATTATTCGCCAAGAAGAGATTTCTTATGGAATTTATAGTATGTGGCTGAAAACAGAGCAGATTGCGGGAAAAGCAAAGCCGGGACAGTTCATCTCTTTGTATTGTCATGATGGAAGCCGTATGCTGCCACGTCCTATTAGTATCTGTGAGATAGATAAAAAGGATAATGCATTGCGTATCGTATACAGGGTAGCGGGAAAAGGAACAGAAGAATTTTCTAATTTGTCTACCGGAGATATTATTGAAATTGTAGGACCACTAGGAAACGGATTCCCATTAAAGGAAAAGAAGGCATTTTTAATTGGTGGCGGAATCGGAATTCCTCCTATGGTAGAATTGGCAAAACAGTTAAACTGTGAAAAGCAGATGGTGCTGGGATATCGTGACACCTTGTTTTTACAGGAAGAATTTAAAGGACTGGGTGATATGTATGTAGCAACGGAGGACGGAAGCTATGGTACAGAAGGAAATGTCTTAGATGCTATTCGGGAAAACGGTTTGGATGCGGAGATTATTTATGCTTGTGGTCCGACACCAATGCTTAAGGCAATTAAAGAATATGCCATGGAAAATGGAATTGAATGTTGGTTGTCTTTAGAAGAGAAAATGGCATGTGGAATCGGAGCTTGTCTTGCATGTGTATGTAAGTCCAAAGAAAAAGATAGCCATTCCCATGTAAACAATAAACGTGTCTGCAAAGAGGGACCGGTATTTCGTGCTGAGGAGGTGGAACTTTAA
- a CDS encoding VanZ family protein, which yields MFGVYIICLIYFLFFAESTGRTFEGRTYHYNLVLFKEIGRFWHYRTTLGILPVMLNLVGNVVAFVPFGFFLPVMHRKCRSFLYTVFFSFEFSLIVETLQLVSKVGSFDVDDLLLNTIGGILGYLIFTGLNYIRRKHHEKKKENQL from the coding sequence ATGTTCGGAGTCTATATTATTTGTTTAATTTATTTTTTATTTTTTGCAGAAAGTACAGGACGTACTTTTGAAGGACGTACCTATCATTATAATCTGGTTCTGTTTAAGGAGATCGGGCGCTTTTGGCATTATCGAACAACACTTGGGATTTTGCCGGTAATGCTGAATCTGGTAGGAAATGTAGTAGCATTTGTTCCTTTTGGTTTTTTTCTTCCGGTGATGCATCGTAAGTGTCGGTCTTTTTTGTATACGGTATTTTTCAGCTTTGAATTCAGCCTGATTGTAGAAACACTTCAGCTGGTATCGAAGGTAGGAAGCTTTGATGTAGATGATTTATTATTGAATACAATTGGCGGAATTTTAGGATATTTGATTTTTACAGGATTAAACTATATTAGGAGAAAACATCATGAGAAGAAAAAAGAGAACCAGCTATAA